In a genomic window of Acidimicrobiia bacterium:
- a CDS encoding nitroreductase family deazaflavin-dependent oxidoreductase, translating to MPASQTFIDVVTKGMNVVHKSVLKVSGGRLGWDMGGMAAVELHTTGQRSGQRRSVMLTAPILDNDHVVLIASKGGDDRHPDWYHNLVAEPKVEITRHGETTKMVARTASVEEKAELWPTIVAAYKGYAGYQKRTERDIPVVICTPRS from the coding sequence ATGCCTGCTTCGCAAACCTTCATCGATGTCGTGACCAAGGGAATGAATGTGGTGCACAAGTCGGTGCTGAAGGTCAGTGGCGGTCGCCTCGGATGGGACATGGGGGGCATGGCGGCGGTGGAGTTACACACCACGGGTCAGCGTTCTGGTCAACGCCGTTCCGTGATGCTCACCGCACCGATCCTCGACAACGACCACGTCGTGTTGATTGCCTCGAAAGGTGGCGACGATCGCCACCCCGACTGGTACCACAACCTCGTGGCCGAGCCGAAGGTGGAGATCACTCGTCACGGGGAGACCACCAAGATGGTGGCCCGAACCGCTTCGGTGGAGGAGAAGGCCGAACTCTGGCCGACCATCGTGGCCGCCTACAAGGGCTACGCCGGGTATCAAAAGCGCACGGAGCGCGACATTCCTGTGGTGATTTGCACCCCACGGTCCTGA